CTGTTAACTTGAAATCCATCATGGGTGTAATGTCCTTAGGCGTAGGCCAAGGTGCCGATGTAACCATCTCTGTCGAAGGTGAAGATGAAGAAGAAGCAATGGCAGCTATCCAAGAAACCATGAAAAGTGAAGGGTTGTCAGAATAACATGGAAAAGTTGAAAGGAATTGGGGCTAGTGATGGTTACGCCATTGCTAAGGCCTTTCTTTTGGAACAACCTGACTTATCCTTTGAAGAAGGAAAAGTAGAAGATGCTGATGCGGAAATTGACCGCTTAACTAAGGCTATTGACGATAGTCGCATTGAGATCGCTAAGATTAAAGTGATTGCGCAAGAACGTCTATCTGAAGAAGAAGCAGGAGTTTTTGATGCGCATTTACAAATGCTAGATGACCCAGAAATGATTGCGACTTACCAACAAAAAATCAAAGATGAAAATCTTGATGCTCAAACTGCTGTGCGCCAAACTGCTGATGGCTTTATTGCTATCTTTAAAGCCATGGAAGATAACCCTTATATGCAAGAACGTGCAGCGGATATTAAAGATGTTACCGACCGCCTCATCGCACATTTAATCGGCGCCAAAATTCCTAACTTGAGTTTAATTGATGAGGATGCAATTGTTATTGCTCCTGATTTAACTCCGAGTGATACAGCACAATTAAACAAATATGTTAAAGGATTTGTTACTGATATTGGTGGACGGACATCTCACTCAGCAATTATGGCGCGTAGCTTAGAAGTTGCCGCTGTTGTCGGGACCACTTCTGCCTCTGAAGCGGTTAGTGATGGTGACTTAGTCATTGTTGACGGTTTTGAAGGGGAAGTATTAATTAATCCAGACCAAGCCACTGTTGATAGCTATAAGGACAAAGCTAAGGCTTATCAAAAACAAAAGCTTGAATGGGAAAGCCTAAAAGATGCGGATTCCTTAACCAAAGATGGTAAACAGTTTGAAATTGTTGCCAATATCGGTTCGCCTAAAGACTTACCTGGTGTCCATGAAAACGGAGCTGAAGGTGTGGGGCTTTATCGGACAGAATTCCTCTATATGGATTCAGACCACTTCCCAACTGAAGAAGAACAATTTGAAGCTTATAAGGAAGTTTTAGAATCTCTTAATGGTAAGAATGTGGTTATCCGGACTATGGATATTGGTGGAGATAAGAAACTCCCTTATTTAGCCTTACCTGAAGAGCTAAATCCTTTCTTGGGTTACCGTGCTATCCGGATTTGCTTAAGAGAAACGGATATGTTCCGGACCCAATTGCGGGCACTTCTACGTGCTTCCGCTTATGGGAAATTAAGCATTATGTTCCCAATGGTAGCCACTTTAGAAGAATGGCGTCAAGCTAAAGCCCTATATGAGGAAGAACGTCAAAAATTAATTGACGAAGGCGTTGAAGTTGCTGACAATATTCAAGTGGGGATTATGATTGAAATCCCAGCAGCTGCTGTTTTAGCTGATCAATTTGCCAAGGAAGTTGACTTCTTTAGTATTGGAACCAACGACTTGATCCAATACACCATGGCTGCTGACCGGATGAATAATAATATCTCTTACCTCTACCAACCTTATAACCCAGCCGTTCTACGCCTGATTAACTATGTGATTCAAGCTAGTCACAAAGAAGGTAAATGGACCGGTATGTGTGGGGAAGTAGCTGGTGACCAAACTGCTATCCCATTACTTGTTGGTATGGGCTTAGATGAATTCTCTATGAGCGCAACTTCAATTCTTAAATCGCGTTCCTTAATGGCTCGCTTAGATTCTAAAGAATGTGAAGAATTAGCTCACAAAGCCATGAATGAAAAGACCAGTTCAGAAGAAGTGGCCGAAATGGTTCATGACTATGTGTCTAAGTTAGACTAAAAAGAATAAACTAATTAAGTGCTGGTAATGAATACTGCCTTCAGTGAAGGAGAGTGATTCAATCATACCAGCACTTTTTTCTTGGATTGGTATTCACTCTGACCTGTGCTAAAATAAAAGTACTTTGCACAGCTTAATAGTAGATGATAATGAGGGGAGAGGAAAATGAAGATCGGCTTTTTTACGGATACTTATTTTCCACAAACTAGTGGGGTGGCTAGCTCAATTCAGACCTTAAAAGAAGAATTGACCAAAGCCGGCCACCAAGTTTATATTTTCACCACGACAGATCCTAAGGTGAAAGAGGATCAAGCGGAAGAAGGAATATTTAGGTACGAATCCATTCCCTTTCTCTTTTTTAAAGAACGTCGGGTGGCGGTGACAACTTTGCGACCGATTTATAAGAAGGCCAAAGAATTAGAATTAGATATCATCCATACCCATACCGAGTTTACCATGGGGATTTTTGGCGTCATGGTGGCTCACCGTTTGCGTTTACCCATTGTGCATACTTATCACACCTGGTATGAAAATTACCTGCATTATATCTTAAATGGTCACTTAGTGCCTAAGGCGGCGGTTAAGTCCTATACCCGTTATTTTTGTCAATTAGCTAATACGGTTATTGCTCCTAGCCAAATGATCCGCCAAGTGTTACAGGAATACGGTGTTGAGCGCCCGATTGAAGTCATACCGTCCGGTGTCCGTTTCTCAAAGCAGTTAGCAAAGGCAGACCGCCAACAATTAAAGGATGAGCTAGGGCTTGCGGATGACCAGCTGGTTCTTATCACGGTTAACCGAATTGCCCAAGAGAAGAATTTAGATAGTTTAATTCGGCAGATGGCTCAGCTTCTGGAACTTATCCCCCAGGCTCGGCTACTGATAGTCGGTGATGGACCGGAAAAAGACCACTTAATGGCCCTTAGCCAAGAACTCAAGATAAGTCATGCAGTTATTTTTACTGGGATGGTTCCCCATGAAGAAATTAACGGTTATTATCAAATCGCTGATATTTATGTGAATTTATCCGTGACTGAGACCCAGGGAATTACTTTTATCGAGGCCATTGGCAATCATTTGCCCATTGTGGCTATGAAGAATGACTATTTACTTAACTTAAACCGGACAGCTCCGATAGGTAAATTACTTGACCAAGTTGACCAGTTCAGCCAGGCAGTACTTTCCTTAGCAGGCTCAGCTTCTGAGAATTGCCAAGCCTTTCAGCGTTTGGAGCAGGAAATTTCTGCCCAGACTTTCTGTGAACGGGTCTATGCCTTGTATACTTCTTTAATAAGGGAGCAAGAAAGTCAGATGGAAGATGATGATACTAGCTTTTTTGAGAAAATTTCCGAAAATATCTGGCCCTTTCAATAATTTTTCCTTTTCATTTCATGACTTTTTGTTAAAATGAAACAAGAGTAATGAAAGGGGACAGAAAATGCAAGCTTCACAACTAAAAGCGATTATTTCTCGACTTGAGGCCATGCTTGAAGAGGGATCAGATATTGAAGTGAGACGATTTGAAAAAGAGGGCGAGGAACGATGCATGGTGCGCTATGATCGTGAAAGTGAAAGCTTTCTATTAATCGAGCATGGGGTAGATCAAACTTTTCAATTTGATGACATCGATCTAGCCGCTATGGAGATTTATGACCTCATTCAATAATTTGACTAACAAACAGCCTGGAGATTGTCCAGGCTTTTTCTGTAGCTGGACATTGGACTGATCTTGTTAAACAAAGTTGACTTAGTGTATAATGAAAATTCAGAAGAGAAAGTGAGGCAATTATGAAAAAGACATTAAGGGAGATATGTCGCCTACTTGATGAACGAGGGCAATTAAAGAGTCCGCTGCTAACGAGCCAGGCGTCAGTCCAAAACTTAAGTTACAATTCCAAAGCGGTTTCTGAAGGAACCTTATTCTTCTGCAAGGGAGCTCACTTTAAGCCGGCTTATTTAGAACAAGCCCAAGCTTTAGGAGCCATTGCCTATGTGAGTGAGCAGGACTATGGTCTGAATCTCCCCCTTATACAAGTGGAAGATATCCGTTTAGCCATGCCCATTATTGCGGATTTCTTTTACCAAGCCCCTTACCAAGCCTTTCACCTAACTGGGATTACGGGAACGAAGGGGAAGACAACGACTACCTTCTATTTAACTAAGATTCTTGATTTGTACCAGGAAAGCTTAGGAAAGCAGCCAACTGCCTATCTGTCTTCCTCTAGTTATTATGATGGAGTTGACCAAGGAGAATCCCACTTAACCACGCCTGAGTCCCTTGAACTTTTCTATCGCTTTAACCATGTCCGCGAGTCAGCAATCGACTTTATGACCATGGAAGTCTCTAGTCAGGCTCTCAAGTATCACCGGGTAGCAGAAGTTCCCTTTGAAGTTGGCGCTTTTCTGAATATTTCCACGGACCATATTTCGCCAAGCGAGCATCCTAATTTCGAAGATTACTTCATGAGTAAGTTGAAGCTTTTTGACCAAAGTCAGTTGGCGGTGATTAACTTAGACGCTGACCATATCGACCGAATTTATCAAAGAGCAAGCGATTCGAAAACGGTCAAGAAAATTGTGACGGTCTCTACTAAGAATGAACAGGCCGATTATCTAGCTAAGGATATTGTATCTGGTCCCGACCAACAACGCTTTAGCTTACATGCCCCTGATTTTGATGGGGAGATCCGGATGAAGATGCTGGGGCGGTTCAATGTAGAAAACGCCCTAGTCGCCATTGCGATTGCCCGCTATTATCAGGTCCCCTATGACACCATAAAAAAGGCCTTACAAAAAGCACAAACTGAAGGCCGGATGGAAGTCTATCATTCCACGGATAAACGCATCCATGCTATCGTTGACTTTGCCCACAATAAATTGAGCCTAGAAAAACTTTTTGAAGCAAGCCAACAAATGTATCCTAAGGCCCATAGCATTGTGGTCTTTGGCTCTGCAGGGGACAAAGCAATTTCTAGGCGAAAGGATTTAGGGAAAGTAGCCGCCCAATATGCGGATGAAATTATTCTTACTATGGATGATCCTGGGACTGAATCAGTAGAAAAAATATGCCAAGAAATCAACCAACCCATTCAAGCGGCTAAGCGTCAGGCAGAAATTATCCCTAATCGTCCCCAAGCCATTGCCTATGCTTTTCAACAAGCTTCTGCTTATGATGGAGAGGTCGTGGTCTTGATTGCTGGTAAGGGGGATGAAGATACCATGAAAATTAATGGTGTCGACCAAGCTTACCCAACCGATCGTTATTATGTGAAGCAGGCTTTAGAAGAAATACCCAAGCATTAGATAAGAAGGAGGCAAGTATGGTAAGTAAGAAGATAGCTATTTTAGGTTTAGGAACAGTTGGTCAGGGTGTATTCCGCGTTTTGCGCGACCATCAGGCCAAAATTACCAGCCAACTCCACCATTCCCTTGAAGTAAAAAAGATCTTTGTTAGAAGCCCCGAAAAAGTCACCGAAGAATTTTCTAGTCAGGCTGAAATTGTTACTGATTATCAAGAGATTATTGCTGACCCTGACATTGATATTGTGGTTGAAGTTATGGGTGGCATCGATTTTGCCAAGCAATGTATTGAAGGCGCTCTTCAAGCCGGAAAAGCGGTGGTTACTGCCAACAAGGACCTTATTTGTGAACATGGAGCTGCCTTAAGTCAACTCGCTGAAACTAAGGAAGTTGACTTACGTTTCGAGGCGGCGGTCGCTGGTGGCATCCCTATCTTAAACACCCTACGAAATAGTTTCGCCGGCGATGAAGTTACTGAAATATTAGGGATTCTAAATGGGACCTCTAACTTTATTATTAGCGAAATGACCGAAAATGGTTCTAGCTACCAAGAAGCCTTAGCTAAAGCTCAAAAACTCGGTTTCGCCGAAGCCGATCCTAGTGCCGATGTTGATGGCCTTGATGCTGGTCGTAAGGCGGTTATCCTCGCTAAGATGGGCTTTGGTATTAGTCTTAACTTAGATGACGTGATGATCAAAGGGATTAGTGACTTAAATGCGCTAGACATTGAGATTGCTAAGAATTTAGGTTACGTGATTAAATCCCTGGCAGTTCTTGACCGTCAAGGAGAAAATTTCGCCTGTGAAGTGCAAAGCTTTTTACTAGAAAAATCACATCCATTAGCTATGGTTAAGCAAGAGATGAATGCTGTTTATACCAAGAGCAAGGCTGGGGGAGAAATGATGTTTTACGGTCCCGGAGCCGGCGAGTTGCCAACAGGGGTTGCTGTTGTGAGTGATATCATCCAAGTCGCTAAGAACCAGGAAAATGATGACTACCAAGTCTTTGCCAATTATTCTTTAGACGAAAAGGTCCACTTGTCTGCCCAAGCCAACTATCCTTATTACTATCGTTTAGCCATCCAGGACCAGAGTCAAGGCCTAAAGACCCTGTTCGATCTCCTCAACCAAGAAGGAATCTCTATCAACCACTTGGGCAATTACCAAGAAGGAATGTTGTATATATTAACCAGTCCAGGAAGCTATTCTGCCCATCAAGAAATTGCCAAGCAGCTTGAAAGCGCCCCAGGAGTGGAATTACTGGCTTCCTATCCTATTTTTAAAGAAGAGAAGGAGGACTAAAGCATGCAGCGTGTTATAGTTCCCGCCACTTCAGCCAATTTAGGCCCAGGTTTTGACTCAGTCGGGGTGGCTGTCGACCTGTATTTGAGAGTAGATATTATCGGCCCTAGTCAAGAATGGGAGATTAGACATAACCTGGGGGATGATGTCCCGACTGATGAGAATAACTTATTGATAAAAACCATTCTCGATCTTGCCCCCCAAACACCGCCCCAACAATTATATATGCACAGTCAGATTCCCATCACACGTGGCCTAGGGAGCAGTTCCAGTGCCATTGTTGCTGCTATTGAAATTGTTGATTATCTCAATCAATTCCAGTGGTCACTAAGCCATAAAATTAATTTAGCTAATAAAATCGAAGGACATCCTGATAACATTGCTCCTTGTTTAGCAGGCGGACTAGTGATTGGAGTGGCCATCGGGTCTGAAGAAGTGATTTGGTCTAAGGAGGTCTTTCCTAATACCCGCTTAATCGCTACCGTACCTCATTATCAATTATCGACTAAAAAAGCCCGCGAAGTTCTTCCTGACCAGCTGTCATATGCTGATGCTGTCCGGGCCAACGGGATGGGAAATGTTCTAGTTTCCAAGTTAATGGAAGGCAATCTGGATGACGCGGGGCGGTTAATGGAACAGGATTATTTCCATGAGCCTTATCGTAAGAGCTTAGTGCCTGAATTAGAACAAGTGCGTCAACTTTTAAAAGGTGTTCCTGGAGTCTATGGCACTTATCTTAGTGGAGCTGGACCTACTGTAATGACCATGGTTCAGGCTTCCCATAGTCAAGAAATTAAGGACCTGCTGGAGACTAGCCTTGAAGAGGTCAGCCTCTATGACTTTGCTATTGATGATAAGGGGAGTCGCTTTGAAGAAGTGAAAACCCTGGATGAGTTTGAATAATATGTTTAAACACGACTTCTAGCGGCTAGTTTTAGGAGTCGTGTTTTCCTCTATTTAAAAGACCCCATCAATTATCAATGCCAATGATTATGCTATAATGTAAGAAATGTAGAGAGGAGAGGGATATGCTCACAGACTACTTCCTACCGACCTGGTTGGTAGATACAATTTATTCCATCTCGCCCCAAGCCCTAAAGAGCTTGAGTGTGAAAGGGATAATAACTGATTTAGACAATACCTTAATTGCCTGGGATTTTCCAGATGCTACCCAGGAATTGATTGAATGGGTCAAAGAGATGCAAGACAACGGCATTGAGGTCATGATTTTATCCAATAACAATGAACAGCGGGTAAAACATGTCGCAGATCAATTGCAAGTTCCATACTATTCAGCAGCTTTTAAACCCTTTCGCAAGGGAATAAGACATTTATTGAAAATTTCCGGCTTAAAAGAAGAGGAAGTTATTATTATTGGCGACCAGCTATTGACTGATATTTTTGTGGCCAACCGGCAAGGCTTGCGCAGTGTCTTGGTCCGACCGGTGACCAACAGTGATAGTCTAGTCACGCGGATAAACCGTCGTATCGAAAGCTTTGTCTTTAATGGACTAAAAAGACGCTATTCAGAATTAAAGTGGAGGGATCGGATTGACTGAGGAAGTCCTTTATTGTATTGGTTGTGGAGCAGGCTTGCAAACAGACCAGCCCAAGGAGCGAGGTTACACTCCAAAAAGTGCCTATGACAAGGGGGTAGAAAGTGGCGAGCTCTATTGCCAACGCTGTTTTAAATTGCGCCACTATAACCAATTAGAAAAAGTCCAAATGACTCCAGCAGAATTTAGGCAGATTTTACATGAGATCAGTGAGGACGATGCTTTAATCGTCAATGTCATTGATATTTTTGACGTACAGTCCACCATTATTCCCGCCTTAGAACGTTTAGTGGGCAATAATGATATTGTATTTGTAGCAAATAAAGTTGACCTGCTCCCTAGTGATGTCAAAAGCAGTAAAATTGAAGCCTGGTTGAAGAAATATTTAAAAGACCAAGGCTTTAAAGCCAGAAATGTCTTCCTAACCTCTGCCGTCAAAAATAAAGCCATAGATGATCTCTTTAATTTTATTGACCAACACCGCAAGGGCCGCAATGTTTACATTGTTGGAGTAAGTAATGTGGGGAAATCGACCTTAATTAACAGTATGCTTAGGGCCCAAGGCTTTAGCGATAGTGTTATTACTACCAGTCAATTTCCAGGAACCACTTTAGATTTGATAAAAATTCCTTTCGATGAGGATAGTGACTTAATTGACACGCCTGGTATTCTTAAGGACAGTCAAATGACCAGTTTGTTGGATTATAAAAGTATTGAGCAGATCCTCCCCCAAAAGCGGATAAAGCCGAGAACCTTTCAATTAAATCCGGGTCAGAGTTTATTCCTAGGTGGAATGGCTCGCTTTGACTACTTAGCAGGAGACAAGCAAGGGGTAACAGTTTACTTAAGTAATCAAGTGGACATTCACCGGCGGAAAACCGAGGGATCAGATGAATTCTTAGCTAAACACCAAGGGGGCCTACTCACTCCACCAAGTGCCAGTGAAGTCGAGCAATTTCCTGATCTTGTTGGTCAGGACTATACCATTAAAGAATCATGTGACTTGGTTATTGCTGGCCTAGGTTGGCTAAGTATCAAGAAAACAGGAAAAGTAGCTATTTATGCACCTAAAACAGTCGATATTTTTCAAAGAAAACCACTTATTTAGGAGGAAATATGCTAATTAATAAACAAAAAAAGGCAATCAAAAAAGCAGCTCATCATGAAAAGGCCATTTTGCAAATTGGAAAAAACGGCTTAAAAGATGAGCTAATGGAACAAATTGACCAAGCCTTAGAGAAGAGAGAGTTAGTTAAAGTCTCAGTCTTACAAAACGCAGAAATTGAAACCGACCAAGCTCTTGAAGCCATTGACCAGGCCCTAGCGCCTCAATTCGCTTATAGTATCGGACACACTATCGTCCTCTACCGGACTTCCTCAGAGGAAAAGAATCAAAAGCTATCGAAAGAAATTCGCGCCTTAAAAAATAAGGGAGTGTAATGAATGGCTGAGAATAGGCAAAGACAAGGGAATTACAGCTGCCAAGTCCTTGAAGAAGCCCAGGAAAGCAGTCCGGCTAAAAAAAGAATTGGTCTTTTAGGGGGGACCTTCAATCCCATTCACCAAGGGCATTTGATGGTGGCTGAACAGGTCTATGAAAAGTTATGCCTGGACCGAGTGGACTTTATGCCTAGCAATCTTCCGCCCCATGCCGAGCATAAGGAGACTATTGCTGCCGACAAACGTTTGGCCATGCTAGACCTTGCCATCCAAGCAAATGATCACTTTGCAATAGAAAAAATTGAGCTCGATCGTCCCGGTAAATCCTATACTTACGATACTATGGATATCTTGACCACCCTCCACCCTGACAATGAGTATTATTTTATTATCGGCGGTGACATGGTGGAAAATCTCCCCAAGTGGTACCGGGTTGAAGAATTAATGCGGCTTTGTCATTTTGTCGGGGTTCAAAGACCTGGCTATGATATGCCGAGTGACTATAATATTATCTATGTCGATAGTCCTCAAATTGATATTTCTTCAAGCTATATACGGCAAAGCGTCAATAAGGGATCCAGCATCCGCTACTTATTACCTGAAGCGGTCAGAGATTATATTAATAAGGAAGGGTTATATCATGACTAAAGAAATCAATTATTCCCACAAATACATTGTGGCTAGTCGTGAAGACTTAATTAAGGCATTAAAAAATAATTTATCTAAGGATCGCTTCGAGCACTGTTTACGGGTGGAGTCCACCGCTATAGAACTCGCCCAAAAATATCAGTTGAACTGGGAGCGGGCTGGGATTGCTGGTTTGCTCCATGACTACGCCAAAGAAGATAGTCTGGAAACGTTAAAGACCTATGCCCACTTCCCTGGTTTTGATGAAGAGTGGGTGAACTATGGTAATGCGATCTGGCATGGCCCCCTAGCAGCGATGAAGGCTGTGGATGAATTTGGCCTCCACGACTTAGAAATTTATTATGCTATTTATAAGCACACCACCGGAAGTATTGACTGGACCGATACGGCTAAGTTAGTCTTTTTAGCAGACTACATGGAGCCAGGCCGCGATTTTCCTGGGGTGGACCAGGCTCGGAACTTAACTGAAAAGTCCATCGATTTGGCGGTGGATTATAAAATTAAGCAAAATCTAAAACATCTGATTGAAAAGGGACAAAGTATTTATCCTGAGAGCTTAGCGGTATATAATGCTTGGATTAATAAGAAAGGAAAGAGTGAATGACTAATCAATTAAATCGTCCGTTAATGGAGCTTATTGTAAAGGCAGCTGATGATCGTTTAGGGCAAGATATTGTTGCTCTTGAAGTTAACCAATTAACCCCACTGACTGATTATTTCGTTATTGTTAGCGCTAAAAATGACCGACAAGTCAATGCCATTGTGGATAGTATTGCAGAAGCTGTTGAAACTGCAGGGTATACGGTCAAAGGCATTGAAGGAAAAGACGGCCATGCCTGGGTATTAATTGACTGTGTGGATGTCATTGTCCATGTCTTTAATAAAGAGGTGCGTAGTCATTATAATATTGAAAAATTATGGAATGATGCGCCATTGGTTAATTTAACTGCTTTGTTGGAAACTGATGATGAAGACTAACCAATATGCCTTGTTTAGTGAAGTCTACCACCAAATTTTTGACCAATCCCTCTACCAAGCCTGGCAGAATTATTTAGAAGATCAGGTTGAGACGCGCTTGACTCATCAGGAGGGACTAAAAATTTTGGATATGGCTTGTGGAGATGGGCGCTTAACCCTGGAACTGGCTAAGGCGGGTTATGATGTGACAGGCATGGACCTGTCTGAAGAAATGTTAGCGATTGCTCAAGCAGAGATGCAGGAGGCAGGCATCTATATTCCTTACTTTCAAGCAGATATGCGTAGCTTCAAAACTGAGACAAGCTATGACCTGATTTCCATCTTTTGTGACAGTATCTGTTACTTAGATAGTCTAGCTGACTTAGAAGCTACCTTTAAGGCTTGCTATGAGGCCTTAGAAAAGGGTGGCCTCCTGCTTTTTGATATCCATAGTTCTTACCAGATGAATTGCATATACCCTGACTTTCAATGGGTGGATAGCTGGGATGATGCTGTTTTTACTTGGCAAAGTGACCAGCTGAGGGGGCCTAATACCATCGATCATTTATTGAATATCTTCGTTAAGGATGAGGACAGTCAACTTTACCAGCGTTTTGAAGAAGTACATCAGGAACAAATTTGGCCCCTAATAAACTATCAAGAAGCCTTACTCAGCTCAGGTTTTACTGATATTCAAATCACAGCAGACTTTAGCCAAGATAAACCTAGCGAAAAGAGTCGCCGCCTCTTCTTTTCCTGTAAAAAGTAAGTAGATATTTTCCAGGGGAAGACTGAGTGAGTTAAGGAGGTAAACCTAACATGTCTGTCTGTGGAATGATTGTAGAATGGAATCCTTTTCATAATGGCCATGCTTATTTGATCCAACAGCTTAAGGGCCGTCAACCGGATACAGTTATCATTGCCATAATGAGTGGCAATTATGTCCAAAGGGGTCAAGCAGCCTTGCTTTCTAAGTGGCATCGAGCGGAAGTCGCTTTGAAAAATGGCTGCGACTTGGTGGTCGAACTTCCCTTCTGGTATGCCGTTCAACCGGCTGACCTCTTCGCAGAAGGGGCAGTGGGTTGCCTACATGCACTGGGCTGCCAGCAATTAGCTTTTGGTAGTGAGCTAGAGGATTTTTCCCCCTACCAAGAATTAGCTCAATGGGTGAGTGATCATGAGGAAACGGTGGCTTTGAAACAGCAAAATGAAGCCTTTCATGCCAATAATTATGGCAAGAGCTCGATTAGTCTCCTAGCTGATTTAGTGGCGGACGTTCCTGAATTAAGGCATTTAAAGATCGATTTCACT
This genomic stretch from Aerococcus mictus harbors:
- a CDS encoding class I SAM-dependent DNA methyltransferase, yielding MKTNQYALFSEVYHQIFDQSLYQAWQNYLEDQVETRLTHQEGLKILDMACGDGRLTLELAKAGYDVTGMDLSEEMLAIAQAEMQEAGIYIPYFQADMRSFKTETSYDLISIFCDSICYLDSLADLEATFKACYEALEKGGLLLFDIHSSYQMNCIYPDFQWVDSWDDAVFTWQSDQLRGPNTIDHLLNIFVKDEDSQLYQRFEEVHQEQIWPLINYQEALLSSGFTDIQITADFSQDKPSEKSRRLFFSCKK
- the rsfS gene encoding ribosome silencing factor, whose translation is MTNQLNRPLMELIVKAADDRLGQDIVALEVNQLTPLTDYFVIVSAKNDRQVNAIVDSIAEAVETAGYTVKGIEGKDGHAWVLIDCVDVIVHVFNKEVRSHYNIEKLWNDAPLVNLTALLETDDED
- the yqeK gene encoding bis(5'-nucleosyl)-tetraphosphatase (symmetrical) YqeK, whose translation is MTKEINYSHKYIVASREDLIKALKNNLSKDRFEHCLRVESTAIELAQKYQLNWERAGIAGLLHDYAKEDSLETLKTYAHFPGFDEEWVNYGNAIWHGPLAAMKAVDEFGLHDLEIYYAIYKHTTGSIDWTDTAKLVFLADYMEPGRDFPGVDQARNLTEKSIDLAVDYKIKQNLKHLIEKGQSIYPESLAVYNAWINKKGKSE
- a CDS encoding nicotinate-nucleotide adenylyltransferase, encoding MAENRQRQGNYSCQVLEEAQESSPAKKRIGLLGGTFNPIHQGHLMVAEQVYEKLCLDRVDFMPSNLPPHAEHKETIAADKRLAMLDLAIQANDHFAIEKIELDRPGKSYTYDTMDILTTLHPDNEYYFIIGGDMVENLPKWYRVEELMRLCHFVGVQRPGYDMPSDYNIIYVDSPQIDISSSYIRQSVNKGSSIRYLLPEAVRDYINKEGLYHD